ccgAAATAGATATATTAGTTGTTGCGTAAGCTGACTGTTGGCAAAACATATTTACTATACTTGTGGTGGATGCAAATGTACCACATCTTGTAATATAAATCTCGATTGTTgcttttaaaataatattctctACATATAAATTCCCATATGCTGTTTGACAATACATTCACCTACGTTGTGAAAGTAACGTTATTATACTGTTGTTAACTCGAAGATCATGAGtatactatacatgtatatcagTGAGATGCCTTAAATTTCGTACGATAAATTTCTAACTTGTTGTTTCTCATGATGGATAAAACGGGAATTCTTAcctatattgtatgtatagatttgggtggtccttatttgggggtcggaaaaattttcattaggaCGCCCCCAGATCTGttcaaaacaataaaaaaaatctacgtaTAGTCTAAAGCCTCTACGTCAACTGGAACACATGCTTCTAGACTCCGAAACTTTTAAATGCAAAATACATGTAGTTTTTACAACCATAGTTatttcgttttgtatgaccttcgTATAAGTTGAGAAACCGATTTGAAACGTGGCAGAGTTGTTGCTTATAATAGGAACAGGAACAAACcctaaaaatatcaaaatttaataattattgtttcctTACATATAAGCTCAATAAAAGCTATGCTATAAAGCTTATgcataaaaagaaatatactTTGATTTGCacggatttttttcattgatttggTATATATttggggagggaggggggtcccaataaaaaaatttccggacCCCAAGTGAAGACCACCCTAGTATAGACATATCTACGCAtatctattatacatacacgagAAAGTGCGTATATCCAGAGTGAAATTTCGCAAGTAAGCACCGTAACTAAAGTTCATTATTTGTTCGATGTTCATcttctttttaatttctcgTTTCTGCTTATCTGCAGATCATAATCTCTGATGCGCGCCGAAAGTCGCGAAAATCATGAGTGTGTAATAATAAACGATTCGGAGTGAAAACCGGAAATACATCTTGTCCTAACACTAACGGCACTGTTAAAAATGATGTCTTCACACTGTTAGAAATCTAGCAAATCACATTAGTCCACTTTCCGAGCTGTTTTCAAATTCCGCTCcaggtatgtatacatgtaaatGCTAAATGAGGAAACCCAAGGGCCAATAACATcggagaagaagaggaagattCCGATACCTATAACATACGATACAGTAGAACGTTATATTGACCCCTGGTCCCagtttagaaataattttgtaacgGTCTAATATCCATGATGTAGATGTAAAAATTCCTTCCTCTACGGGCTTGAGGTGGACGAAGAactggatttaaaaaaagaagaaacaaaccgAGTCTCGGCACAAACACAAATATACGCTGGGTCCCTGAATCCGTGTACCTGTCATGTCAACCCTCAGTGAACACTAGAGAAAGGATTCTAGCCGACAGCAACGGGCTTTTGTCTCTTTGATCATACCCTCCTGTGCCTGGATCGATTCATTGTTAACAATCAATAATAACTTTGCTCCAACCCATACCTTCAACATTCCCCCGCTGAGCACGCATTGCGACAGACAGAACCGACCCAACTTGATCAGGTCCATGCCCATCCTCTTCCTGTTACCTCTCTGTCGTTTTATCAACTCTCATTTTAAGTCGCGGTTAGAGCCCTCCAAACATGTTTGATTTTTGTACTTGACCGGCTGCTCGACTTTCAACAcgtataaaatacaatttatttcgaataatCGCTCGTATAAAGAATTGACAAGTACAATTGCACGTCGTGTAAAAtggtcaagaaattttttcaaacttgtgcGACAACGCCTTTAATTCGATCGCATATGCAGGTATGCCTATGAGTGTACAGCGTATGAAATTGAGTCATCGCGGTTGCATTTGATTTGAACCTGTATAATAGAGTGGCTGAAAAGATTTTCTCCTCGTTAGACCTGCGAGGAGTCGAAATGTTACGCTGTATATTTCACTTTTCGTAATTCTCTTATTATAGGAGATTACGGTCTTTACGACGAGTCCAATCCGTTGACAAACTTAGGAAGTCTCGTTCGTTGCATCATTATGCCAGCGAGTGTACGGATGCAAGTGTGCCTGCGCTGGAAGCCACTCCCCGTGAATTGACAACAGCAGGGTCCACCTTCTGTCCGCTTTTATTCTACCTTACGGggattttcatatttcgaaCAACCGAGCACAATGAAGGTGATTATCTCACGCCCACAGTCATTATTCGCACGAACGAACGGCTGCACTACGTCGACGGCTGTATGGTGTACCTGGACACCATAAATTCAATGACCAGACGACGACGCGATGCAATTACTCCACCAAGGGTTTAATTACCATTAGCAATTCTTCAGGAGGTTTTAATCGCGAATACTACGCCCTTGGCATAGTAATTGCTAATTGGAGGGTATTAAATGGCTTGTACGCAGTTTAACGGAGTGCGTATATGTACCTATTCGATTGACGAACTATTATACCTATagagtaggtaggtacctatatgAAGTAATTTTTCCCCCTTATACCAATGAAGAAACACTCGTGCTCAGCAACCACATCACCGGCATTGCGTAACTCAGAAATTAGCTTCACATGAAATTTGTCATCAATCGTCGAACCGCGTGGATATCGGCTGTTTTATGCTCGGTGCCTGCAAtttattcttgaaatttgacgGTTCGGCGGAAACCAACTCAGTCGCAACGCTTGATGGTATAATCGGCCAATTCGGAAAAATCCAATCAATGCTGTAACGTCGCTGTGTGCCACACCGCATGTATGCCTATAAATATTAAGGCGTTAATGTaaggatttttcaaagaattgttTAACCGCACTTAGTATGCAGAAAAGCCGATACATACCTGAACAAATATAGTCTTATTTCATTAACTTTATGTAAATTTCTAACGTTTcgctgacttttttttattactaaatCTATCTACATGTCACCTTTATGAAGATTTATATTCTGAACGGTAGTACCATAATAAAGACAACAAATAATAACCGAGAGAATTGTAGAGTGGAacgtaaaattattgcaatcaTTGTTGAAAAGCATCCTAACGCAACAGTAGTCGAGATTTATCACAAAATTCAACTCGAACAACTGTCTTctcgacaatttttctttgcaataATCATTGCAATTGGACGTCGAGTTATGTTTCTATAATATACGTGACGAATTGtcgattaaaattatattttaagcggttagaggaaaaaatgacaggaaattacgtatatgtataataacaatagcaaTAAAGCGGCCACGTATAACAATAAGACACTCGCGTGTAGAATTAAAAAGCAGAGACAATGATCGGATGCATGAGACGAATTGAAAGTAGTGGCAGATAAGTTTGACCTCAAGCGTTTTGTGTTGCCGGTAATCGGACGGAATGACTGTACTCTATAAGTTACCTAGTTGTTTGacaactattattattggCATGGGGAGTCATAGTCAGTCCCTTATACACAGTCCACGTCATGGTGAGCCCAATCTCAAGCCTCCATTGTTACTTTTATACGTCGGTCTTATGGAGGCGAGAATCCTTCACCTCAACGTCAACCTTGAAGGGGGCAATTGACTGAAGCACGTTTCTCGTGGATTAtagggaaaaggaaaaagaaagaaaaaagatactcTATACGAAAATGACTGGAGTTCATTACACAATTTGTTGACAAAAAATCATCACGTTGTATCGACCGAAAACGACCTTCGTTGGAATCCTGCTGAGTTTGCGTGTCGAAAACTGGCAAGTGTACAAATTGAAACCACGCGAGAAAAGACGCAAAATTCGTGgaatcaatattttcagaaaaaaacttggaCGAATTATAAGACATTAAGCTTCCGCGTTACTGCCAGAGCATATCTCGGTGCAGGATAATTATTATGGATATGCAAGCACGTACGCACATGTGGGATTTACCTTCATTGCAATAGTAAACATGACAGGAATTGACTGCTGAAGTAATCGAATGAATCATTGGGAATTCGTTGTTCACTTCATGTGATATAACGCGGATGCATGAGATGATTACATCTTATATATGAATGGTGTGAAAATCTGATATAAAACGGAATTCTCTCATAGATGacgtaagaaaaaatcacaCTACTTGCGGACTTTAAAAATCCGCGATGATAGTTTCAGTGATTTCGTCAggcaaataaaattcttaaatacggaatatatatatattttttatctattacATTAAGATTTATAATTCATATATATTCTTGTACGatattttaattacaattttactaCTTTTACAGCGATAATTGAATGTACGCAAATAAGATACAGCATCATCGAAGACAATTCCATTTTCGAGTACTGGGAACATCCTTATCTGACTATAACTCCGTTCTCGAATAACAACTGATATCAATATGATACAGTCTGTCTGTATTTCAGAGTCTGGATAACGGTTCAACTTTAACTCGAATATCTGTACAAAGAAAACTTTTGCtatatgattatttatttgcgATAATTCTTTTATCACTGTACCATAGTTTTCCTATCttacatatgtgtatgtataaaatgacAGTATCTATAAATCTGACGTTTGTGTTTTTCATTGCATTGAATATTCAGTTCATATTAGGCGATATTTTCGAACGTAACTTTCGATTTTAGTTAACACCATAATAGATACCCACATACACTGGGTACACATaaataacaaagacgactcAACAAACttattttgatttcaattatcttaattttaaattgcacCCTATTTGACCCCTTCTGTGTTCGATCCCTCACGTTTTATTGATAGATTATTTGTACCCCTATTCTCTGATAAAATGTAATACAATTTATATCGTATGaggcaaagaagaaaaacaattgacgagttttaatgaaattctaaTTCAGACATGAATCTACAATATTAGCACGGGAATAGGGTATATGATTCATTaatgagtgaaaataaaatctcgTTTACGTAAATactaacaaaaataaaaagggcGTTAAGAATGAATGTTTCCTTTTATGTATACagaattatacaataatatggTACATACCGATTCTAACTTTCTAAGTATCcttgaatatttgaattacAGCATGttatcatatattatatttatatattaatattcttaaagcaatttaatttttacagcCCATGTAACGTCcgcaagataaaaaatatattaattaaataGGTACAACATGTGCTTTAGTTTACGCATACGAAAGTAGAACTTGATCACACAAATCTTGAACACGAAATAAAGTATTCAACTAGAATCTATATACCCTATGACGCGTGAAATACGAGCAACTTGGCAACAATATGAGATTAGATGAATTGAAGAGACATACGATCTGTGCTATATTGTATAGTTATGTCTCCGGTATTTGTGTATTTGTAAGCACACGTGTATGAAGATCATTAAACGTCGTGCTGAACTTAGATGTAGTAActtcaaaaatgaaagtttgaaTGTTAGCTATATGACTTCATAAAATGCGGGTAACTGGTTTCCATCAGCTTTTAGTAATTTTATAGATTGAAGTTCATCAACATGGTCTTCCGAACTTACATAATATAAGATTCAAATTCGTTTGTGCTCTTCTTATTATTGGAGAACCCAATTTTCTGATCATGAGAAACGGAacctttcaaaataaaattggtaTCGTTTCGAAGTGAATTGGACAAAAGCAGcttcatttcaaattgatgaaactttttgtACTAATCAagtaaaatcaaattcaaagttATAAGAGAAAATTGGAGCTCaactgaattttgttttttaatacacATAATAATTCGATAAGGTTTGTTGTGTCTGGCAGCAATACCGTTATACAATAAAGAAAGTTAATTACTCAGGGAACTGTGAACCAGGGTTTATCGTATGTATGATAAACGCAAAACCTTGGCTCAAATTTGTACATGAAGTACATCTTGGTTAAAAGATGAGTATATAATTTGGGAGACAATCTGAATGATTGAAAAGCTAATTCATTGGCAATTTGAAATGCTCTTGAATATCATCCCTTCCTTCAGACATTACAACATTCGAAATAGCAGGAAGGTATCGAGAGAAAGAACAATAACCAAAGAAAATGTTCTGTTGAGTGAATACCTATCTTCTATCCTATAGCTTGCTGTTTATGAAATCTTAATAATTTACACGACAGTCGATGCCACTGTTACAGATCATCTGCAAAACGGTGCTGCCAAATTTCACTGCGATGCTGAGGTGCTAAAATTGGATCCAGTATTTGGGACATTTTGTTGATCAGGTCCTTAAACCTTGCTCTGTCACGAACCATTGCTTCCCATGGACCTTTCCGAGCAGCTCGATATGCATAATCCCATGCGATCATCGTATGAATTATGGGGTGTTGCGAAAACCGTACCTGCTTTAAAAATATACCAAATTCTCAAACTGTAGAATTTATAGGAAAAACAAATTGTGCTATATTTTTTTAGTACTCAATCTATCATCACCAAATTACATTGATGACGGAGATTAATTATTGTTGGGCCATACATCTTCCAACATTATCAAGAGAGTATGAACCTAAATATTACCTTCAATTTTGATCTAGGATTTCCAAGGTCGCAATTAttatcctcatcctcatcctcgtcgTCAGTGGTAGTATAATCGTATTCGGAATCTgaactattttcaaaaacaatgtAACAACTATCCTCGGAGTCGACGGATCTGTCGGAATGAAGCCTCCTTCTGTTAATGTTCATCTCTGATTCAGTCTCTTCATTTTTGTCAGCATAAGCACAGGCTGTAACGTCTATCGAACATTCAGGTATGTATCTGACCTTACAATTAGTAGAGATCAGATCTTGGTTACGGTTTCTATGTTGTTGCTTCCGTTTTCTCCGTTTCATATCACAATACCCAAAGTTGAATGGAAATTGCGAAGCGCCAGTGTCGACCTCTGCACCATTGACTCCATAGCGAAGCAGCCTTCCATTTTCATCGATACATGGGGTACTCGGTAGCTCTTTATCGTTTTCACAATCCTTGAGGTCTCTGAATTCTTTGAGATCATCCTGAATGTCGGCGGACAATCTCTGCCGCATTTGCTCCTGTCTGTGTCTCGACTGACTAACGCCAGAACGACGAAGCTGGGATCTACCCCGACCCCTGCCTCGCCCCCTTGCAACATCCATGGGCATTTGTTTGTTACAGTGCACCTTGGGTGAGTATGGCCTTTTGGCTGGTATTTCAGAGTCCAGGGATTGAGGTTGAAAATCGAGCAAACCTGAGACCCCGCGAATGATTTTTCGTGGAACTTCCATGAGGAGCGACATGCCGATTCGACAGGTGGGTAATAAGGCAGTGAAATTACCGTATTCTCgatatctcaaatttttttcaagcgcTGTTGGTAGTCTCAGATAATTTTCCGAGCCCAAAAACGTGGGTCGCTCATTGGCCACCGTATCCGAAACATATAATTTATCGTAGGAATCCTTAGATAAACCCATAGAAACGTCGTCTAATTTCCGCTTCGTTTCCGTCAGCGTATTTTCCGTAATCATTTCGCTGCcttatgtattttttatcgtcTCGTTTTACAAGGACGTCTCTCCGCCGCCTGACAATGATATAAATCTCGATGTATATCTTGGTTACCGTATGAACCCTGACTTCTCAGATATCCGCAGCAGTAATTTCCTCTCTTGTATTCAAAATTACCCTTATCAAATTCAGTCCAAACTTCTTGACTTGTATGTacgaaaatttgaagcgaTTCCATCGTAGAAAAACACATTTTAACTGCACTGAGTAATACGGAAAGCTATTAGGCGGCCATTTTTCAATTGAGAATTATCACTCGAGCGTCATCGTCAGGCAATGACGTCGCATCGATACATCGCAAAGACTATCGACAACCTTGCGTGCGTTCGCGGAGTTTCGCCAAAATTCTAGACGATGTGCGCACGTACAGCCAAGTTTCGTGAACTtgccaattttcaaataccgctgtgaaaaaattctgtttcatAATCATGAGAATTGCAATAATTCCAGGATTGGATCACGTGAATCTGCTAGTCATAATTTGTTTAGATTGCATCAGTGTGACGATATATAGTCAACAAAAGAAAGTGCAGTCGACTTGTCATCACCACAATTATTGTATGTAAGTTCGTAATGAACgaaggtcgaaattttcgataattcgACTCTCGTCCCTCCGATCTTCGCGGCGACGTCAGCATTTACTACAGTTTCTTTTACTAATGAACTGTAgtgtactttttttatttgacgtTCCATGAGTCTTATTCGTAAGCAAGGCATTATCGCAATATATCGAGGTTTCGACGCAAGACGCAAATTCACTGCATATTACACAGCGTACTTGATACGTTGCATGATACAtaggtggaaaaattttgacaccCACTTAACTTTGTTTCAAATCCCGCGGATTCCAGTATAACATTAATTAATGCTGTACTCATCAATTTTGCAGTGTTATCGGCAACTATCACGTTTTAA
The genomic region above belongs to Diprion similis isolate iyDipSimi1 chromosome 8, iyDipSimi1.1, whole genome shotgun sequence and contains:
- the LOC124409976 gene encoding uncharacterized protein LOC124409976 isoform X3, which codes for MITENTLTETKRKLDDVSMGLSKDSYDKLYVSDTVANERPTFLGSENYLRLPTALEKNLRYREYGNFTALLPTCRIGMSLLMEVPRKIIRGVSGLLDFQPQSLDSEIPAKRPYSPKVHCNKQMPMDVARGRGRGRGRSQLRRSGVSQSRHRQEQMRQRLSADIQDDLKEFRDLKDCENDKELPSTPCIDENGRLLRYGVNGAEVDTGASQFPFNFGYCDMKRRKRKQQHRNRNQDLISTNCKVRYIPECSIDVTACAYADKNEETESEMNINRRRLHSDRSVDSEDSCYIVFENSSDSEYDYTTTDDEDEDEDNNCDLGNPRSKLKVRFSQHPIIHTMIAWDYAYRAARKGPWEAMVRDRARFKDLINKMSQILDPILAPQHRSEIWQHRFADDL
- the LOC124409976 gene encoding uncharacterized protein LOC124409976 isoform X1, with protein sequence MITENTLTETKRKLDDVSMGLSKDSYDKLYVSDTVANERPTFLGSENYLRLPTALEKNLRYREYGNFTALLPTCRIGMSLLMEVPRKIIRGVSGLLDFQPQSLDSEIPAKRPYSPKVHCNKQMPMDVARGRGRGRGRSQLRRSGVSQSRHRQEQMRQRLSADIQDDLKEFRDLKDCENDKELPSTPCIDENGRLLRYGVNGAEVDTGASQFPFNFGYCDMKRRKRKQQHRNRNQDLISTNCKVRYIPECSIDVTACAYADKNEETESEMNINRRRLHSDRSVDSEDSCYIVFENSSDSEYDYTTTDDEDEDEDNNCDLGNPRSKLKQVRFSQHPIIHTMIAWDYAYRAARKGPWEAMVRDRARFKDLINKMSQILDPILAPQHRSEIWQHRFADDL
- the LOC124409976 gene encoding uncharacterized protein LOC124409976 isoform X2, with amino-acid sequence MITENTLTETKRKLDDVSMGLSKDSYDKLYVSDTVANERPTFLGSENYLRLPTALEKNLRYREYGNFTALLPTCRIGMSLLMEVPRKIIRGVSGLLDFQPQSLDSEIPAKRPYSPKVHCNKQMPMDVARGRGRGRGRSQLRRSGVSQSRHRQEQMRQRLSADIQDDLKEFRDLKDCENDKELPSTPCIDENGRLLRYGVNGAEVDTGASQFPFNFGYCDMKRRKRKQQHRNRNQDLISTNCKVRYIPECSIDVTACAYADKNEETESEMNINRRRLHSDRSVDSEDSCYIVFENSSDSEYDYTTTDDEDEDEDNNCDLGNPRSKLKQVRFSQHPIIHTMIAWDYAYRAARKGPWEAMVRDRARFKDLINKMSQILDPILAPQHRSEIWQHRFADDL